A DNA window from Micromonospora sp. NBC_01739 contains the following coding sequences:
- a CDS encoding LamG domain-containing protein — translation MAEAANETAAAALAAQCGVSVEVLSERTESEQVAVDPTGTRTLTVSAVPQRVRRSDGSWTAIDPTLSVSGGAVVPAATLADVRFSAGGSAPLVTWREGGSSFILSWPLGALPVPRLVGATAVYDDVLPGVNLHVTALSEGFTHAVEILSPAAAANPQVRNLRYVLGGDVSVETQADGGLRLTDPSGQTMAVTHSASMWDSSVDPAAAGEVLPMRGGDRTTAEPASGAEPAVTSRRTTVAITMDEDELVVIADESMLDDPEVTWPVFVDPPFNGLRSKWAFANDANKAWDVGNRAWVGRNPYDDVLYRSFFDFNVSTLRGTQILSAKVTMKLDHSWSCDPTAVHLYRTNTDGITVSSGGRMAWSTRPLPSSYWLGSWLGNANEAGGCGSVQPDADAVFDDSKVKTDVQARATANATTYTVGLCACTRTGEHESSQARWKKFFTGHTYLIVTYDKKPNPPVAQPFSTTTDCYKACTSPAVVRTTTPTLRANVSDPYNGNLRTAFEVRTAASASATLVAGNSSALVTTAAPGTATWRVPSGLASGQTYHWRARSSDENNLTGDWSGWQTLTVDTAPPVLAPVSSTQYPLREWGAEVGTPGIFAADGSPDTADFTWWVDNGSTTTVAASGTDPKTMSVTHTPATDMVHTLNVVAKDIAGNISPTYLHQFWVSPAPNKFSRWRFDEASGTTAADSGSGGSALLPGTLSGSVAFGPGYLGNAASFTGTGGQITTTGPVLDTTRSFTVMAWVRASDLAADDHQVVLSQDGTTASRFQLMYDKDANGGAGGWCFAMRPTDGGNPTTACADGFAWGPPTDGTWVHLAGVYDAATDKIRAYVMGDLLSCGGETAETSFTGDWSATGSFAIGRGQSSGTAASHWRGEIDDVHAFQRTLSAWEICQQAAQ, via the coding sequence GTGGCGGAGGCGGCGAACGAGACTGCCGCCGCCGCCTTGGCCGCCCAGTGCGGTGTGTCGGTGGAGGTGTTGAGTGAGCGGACCGAGTCCGAGCAGGTAGCTGTCGATCCGACTGGCACGCGGACGCTCACGGTGTCGGCGGTGCCGCAGCGGGTCCGGCGCTCCGACGGTTCGTGGACGGCGATCGACCCCACCCTGTCGGTGTCGGGCGGTGCGGTGGTGCCGGCCGCGACGCTGGCCGATGTACGGTTCTCGGCCGGTGGATCGGCGCCGTTGGTGACATGGCGGGAGGGCGGCTCGTCGTTCATCCTTTCGTGGCCGCTGGGGGCGTTGCCGGTGCCGCGGCTGGTGGGTGCAACTGCGGTGTACGACGATGTGCTGCCCGGGGTCAACCTGCACGTCACCGCCTTGTCGGAGGGGTTCACGCATGCGGTGGAGATTCTGTCTCCGGCGGCGGCGGCGAATCCTCAGGTGCGCAACCTGCGGTACGTGCTGGGCGGGGATGTCAGCGTCGAGACGCAGGCCGATGGTGGGTTGCGGCTGACCGACCCGAGTGGGCAGACCATGGCGGTCACGCACTCGGCGTCAATGTGGGACTCGTCGGTGGATCCGGCAGCTGCCGGCGAGGTACTGCCGATGCGAGGCGGTGACCGGACCACCGCCGAGCCGGCGAGCGGTGCGGAACCCGCAGTCACGTCGAGGCGTACGACCGTGGCGATCACCATGGACGAGGACGAGCTTGTCGTGATCGCGGACGAATCCATGCTCGATGATCCAGAGGTGACCTGGCCGGTGTTCGTGGATCCGCCGTTCAACGGCCTGCGGTCGAAGTGGGCGTTCGCGAACGACGCGAACAAGGCCTGGGACGTGGGTAACCGCGCCTGGGTCGGTCGCAACCCGTACGACGATGTGTTGTACCGGTCGTTTTTCGACTTCAACGTCTCGACGTTGCGAGGGACCCAGATCCTGTCGGCGAAGGTGACCATGAAGCTCGACCACTCGTGGTCCTGCGACCCGACCGCGGTGCACCTGTACCGGACCAACACGGATGGGATCACGGTGTCCAGCGGTGGCCGGATGGCCTGGTCGACCCGGCCGCTGCCGTCGTCGTACTGGTTGGGCTCCTGGTTGGGTAACGCGAACGAGGCCGGTGGTTGTGGGTCCGTTCAGCCGGACGCGGACGCGGTGTTCGATGACAGCAAGGTGAAGACCGACGTGCAGGCGCGGGCGACGGCGAATGCCACGACCTACACGGTCGGTTTGTGTGCGTGCACCCGCACCGGCGAGCACGAGTCGTCGCAGGCTCGGTGGAAGAAGTTCTTCACCGGTCACACCTACCTGATCGTGACGTACGACAAGAAGCCGAACCCCCCGGTCGCGCAGCCGTTCTCCACGACGACGGACTGCTACAAGGCGTGCACCTCGCCGGCGGTGGTGCGTACCACGACTCCGACCCTGCGGGCGAACGTGTCTGACCCGTACAACGGAAACCTGCGGACCGCCTTCGAGGTCCGCACCGCGGCCTCGGCGTCGGCGACGCTGGTGGCCGGGAACTCCTCGGCACTGGTGACGACCGCCGCACCGGGTACCGCGACGTGGCGGGTGCCGTCCGGGCTGGCCAGTGGGCAGACCTACCACTGGCGGGCACGCTCCTCCGACGAGAACAATCTGACCGGCGACTGGTCGGGGTGGCAGACCCTGACCGTGGACACGGCACCACCAGTGCTGGCCCCGGTGTCCTCGACGCAGTACCCGCTGCGGGAATGGGGCGCCGAGGTGGGCACCCCGGGCATCTTCGCGGCCGACGGCAGCCCGGACACGGCGGACTTCACCTGGTGGGTGGACAACGGCTCGACGACCACGGTCGCGGCATCAGGCACGGATCCGAAGACGATGTCGGTCACCCACACCCCGGCCACGGACATGGTCCACACGCTGAACGTGGTGGCCAAGGACATCGCCGGCAACATCAGCCCGACGTATCTGCATCAGTTCTGGGTGTCGCCGGCGCCGAACAAGTTCTCCCGCTGGAGGTTCGACGAGGCGTCGGGCACGACGGCGGCGGACTCGGGCTCGGGCGGCAGCGCGCTGTTGCCGGGAACGCTGTCGGGTTCGGTGGCGTTCGGGCCGGGCTATCTCGGTAACGCAGCCTCGTTCACCGGAACGGGCGGTCAGATCACCACCACCGGGCCGGTGCTCGACACCACCAGGAGTTTCACGGTGATGGCCTGGGTCCGCGCGTCCGACCTCGCTGCCGACGATCACCAGGTGGTGCTGAGCCAGGACGGTACGACGGCCAGCCGCTTCCAGCTGATGTACGACAAGGACGCCAACGGCGGCGCCGGCGGCTGGTGCTTCGCCATGCGTCCCACCGACGGCGGAAACCCGACGACCGCCTGCGCGGACGGCTTCGCCTGGGGGCCGCCGACCGACGGCACCTGGGTGCACCTGGCCGGGGTGTACGACGCGGCCACCGACAAGATCCGCGCGTATGTGATGGGTGATCTGCTCAGCTGCGGTGGGGAGACCGCCGAGACGTCCTTCACCGGCGACTGGTCGGCGACCGGATCGTTCGCGATCGGCCGTGGACAGTCGTCGGGTACGGCCGCGAGCCACTGGCGCGGCGAGATCGATGACGTGCACGCGTTCCAGCGCACCCTGTCGGCCTGGGAGATCTGTCAGCAGGCCGCTCAGTAG
- a CDS encoding RHS repeat domain-containing protein, producing the protein MALVLAVTLFEQPSAAVAAPKWEPPKPKEVTGLKVTDVRPEAARPDFSAQSRTVRQPRPVNWPAAGTATARPKVAGAGRAGELPVTVSAVESEGLGARRLAGPDVVSVRVFDRAATARAGVQGVLLGLGRADGGTGSGPVSVEVDFSGFAHAYGGDWASRLRLVQRPECAVTTPQVAQCQTSTPIPSVNDARASTVSARVSLPGEAMTLLAVQADSAGDNGDYKATDLSPAGAWEVSTQTGDFSWSYELRMPPSLGGPSPSVSLAYSSGSVDGMTSMTNNQGGWVGDGWSSWPGFIERRYASCGDDNPGHKTGDLCWFSDNATLSLNGRAGELVRSGSVWRLKNDDGTRIERVTDSARNNGDDDNEYWKVTTTDGVQYYFGYHRLPGWSSGDPVTNSTWTTPVYGNNSGEPCYDSTFANARCDQGWRWNLDYVVDPNNNSLAYFYKKETGAYGRNNTPTQRTTYDRGGYLDRIEYGMRKGAEYSAAAPLRVTFETGPRCLSNCWTGAEWTSDPRPNSWPDTPWDQYCDESPCVEQNSPTFWSARRLTKVTAQLRNGTSSYRDVESWALRHEFINAGTGEGTPMWLRGITRTGHVTTAGGVAVSDPEITFNPGAEPLANRVDGPSDQRTELNRWRIKQIRTETGGDILITYSGHDCTRTSLPTPHSNTKRCMPAYFSWPGSGDPTLDWFHKYVVTRIDQDDLVTDQPNQTTFYDYLDNPAWAYNTDELTKDKHRTWGDWRGYGRVRVRQGDPTNGVQTAVEYRYLRGMHGDKQPSGTRSVQVSDTWGGTITDHEALQGFLRQEITYNGVSSSGVNGAEVSSTLNEPWRRGPTATRTRNGVTTNAWMVNNASTRTRTALAAGGFRITKTATTYNSDGLPTAVEDAGDENVTGDETCTRTRYARNEGSWMIDRVSQTEVLSIRCADAPSTATPATVLKRDRSFYDSYTGDSSFGAAPTKGNVVRTEELDRFDGANPVYVRTQSMSYDANGRVTSTTDARGYSSTTDYTTANGGLLTQTVETNPLGHTKTTAREPAWNLATRVTDENGAFTDLTYDGLGRLTNVWLPGRNKANQSASTKISYQMRNSGGPTAVSTESLLVTGSTYKKSVTLYDGFLRERQSQTQATGGGRLLTETFHNARGEVEWTSEPYYDTTNAAPSTTLGTPQGQIPSITQNVYDGAGRRTAEIFKALGVEKWRTSTSHDGDRMHVTAPQGGIVSTVITDVKGQTTRLRQYANRSDVGSTDPATYDETQYTYTLLGQQKTIKDPAGNTWSYSYDLRGREIQAVDPDKGTTTSTYDAEGNVLTVTAPLGTGTTTVAYTYDELGRKTSVRDDSATGAIRADWVFDTLPNGKGKLTSTTRYTGGQAWTSRTDSYDAFGRTTSTSLVVPASEPQLCAAAGPDPCVYTTTTSYRVNGQTHQVDLPAAADLPSERLTFGYNDLSEDGSLLSAAQIYVGAVTYDKLGQLTGRELGAFGSRVAVTSDFDEPTRRLKATNVVPELKPEAANWSYEYDAAGNVTKIKEQPQGQTADTQCYTYDHLRRLTGAWTPGSGDCAQSPTVAGLGGPAPYWHSWTFDVTGNRLTETRHAATNTTFNYTHPPAGAARPHTVTNVTATGGVSWSRNYGYDNAGNTVARPTASGATQSLVWNREGDLESVTEGGTTTSFRYDTEGNRLTRTDATGKTLYLPGGLEVRYTNATAAKTATRYYTHAEAVVAMRTGEGLYWILGDHHGTAELTINAATLAIAKRRTLPYGDNRGNAVGIWPAAMDKGFVGGTKDPTGLTHIGAREYDPFIGRFISVDPVIDYADPQQMHGYAYSNNNPVSFTDPDGEFLRSVVKKAANAAVSTGKFLSDNAGNISLGLGVAAMACAVIPPLQVLAPVLTAGSALAGAYDAGKSAKNGDWTDAAIGVAGLIPGGKAVMQTGKLLKSTAGPAKKLSAAKVQHTKLSWQNQKFQQNARRPGQDESYRRLAYQMETQGMLFADYAVSVHRRILGEAVDQVIKQPRTGLDFMGDVLLLENANFNACKWFVGCESSRHATVFPEHAQRNVVKASSGVRGNGSGGYQPKTTPAKNSPSAPVRTPTYNWTPGRIGGI; encoded by the coding sequence ATGGCGCTGGTCCTGGCGGTGACGTTGTTCGAGCAGCCGTCGGCTGCCGTTGCCGCGCCGAAGTGGGAACCGCCGAAGCCGAAGGAGGTCACCGGGCTCAAGGTGACCGACGTCCGGCCGGAAGCCGCCCGGCCGGATTTCTCGGCGCAGTCGCGGACGGTGCGTCAGCCGCGCCCGGTGAACTGGCCGGCGGCCGGCACGGCGACGGCCCGGCCGAAGGTGGCCGGTGCGGGTCGGGCCGGTGAGCTGCCGGTGACGGTGTCCGCCGTGGAGTCGGAGGGCCTCGGCGCCCGGAGACTGGCCGGGCCGGACGTGGTGTCGGTGCGGGTGTTCGACCGGGCGGCCACGGCGCGAGCCGGCGTGCAGGGTGTGTTGCTGGGCCTGGGCCGTGCGGACGGGGGAACAGGCAGCGGCCCGGTCTCTGTCGAGGTGGACTTCTCGGGGTTCGCGCACGCCTACGGTGGTGACTGGGCGTCGCGGTTGCGGCTGGTGCAGCGGCCGGAGTGCGCGGTGACCACGCCGCAGGTGGCGCAGTGCCAGACGTCGACGCCGATCCCGTCGGTGAACGACGCGCGCGCGTCGACGGTGTCGGCGCGAGTAAGCCTGCCGGGTGAGGCAATGACGCTGCTCGCGGTGCAGGCCGACTCGGCCGGTGACAACGGTGACTACAAGGCGACCGATCTGTCGCCGGCCGGAGCCTGGGAGGTGTCGACCCAGACCGGTGACTTCTCCTGGTCCTACGAACTGCGGATGCCACCGTCGTTGGGTGGGCCGTCACCGTCGGTGAGCCTGGCGTACTCGTCGGGCAGTGTCGACGGGATGACCTCGATGACGAACAACCAGGGTGGTTGGGTCGGCGACGGCTGGTCGTCCTGGCCGGGTTTCATCGAGCGGCGGTACGCCTCCTGCGGGGACGACAATCCGGGTCACAAGACCGGCGACCTGTGCTGGTTCAGCGACAACGCGACGTTGTCGTTGAACGGTCGGGCGGGTGAGCTGGTCCGGAGTGGTTCGGTGTGGCGGTTGAAGAACGACGACGGCACCAGGATCGAACGGGTCACCGATTCGGCGCGCAATAACGGTGACGACGACAACGAGTACTGGAAGGTGACCACCACCGACGGGGTGCAGTACTACTTCGGCTACCACCGGCTGCCGGGCTGGTCGTCGGGGGATCCGGTGACGAACTCGACGTGGACGACTCCGGTGTACGGCAACAACTCCGGTGAGCCGTGCTACGACTCCACGTTCGCGAACGCCCGCTGCGACCAGGGATGGCGGTGGAACCTCGACTACGTGGTCGATCCGAACAACAACTCGCTGGCCTACTTCTACAAGAAGGAGACCGGCGCGTACGGGCGGAACAACACTCCGACCCAGCGGACCACCTATGACCGGGGCGGTTACCTGGACCGCATCGAGTACGGCATGCGCAAGGGCGCCGAGTACAGCGCGGCCGCGCCGTTGCGGGTGACGTTCGAGACCGGCCCGCGGTGTCTGTCGAACTGCTGGACGGGCGCGGAGTGGACGTCGGATCCGAGGCCGAATTCCTGGCCGGACACGCCGTGGGACCAGTACTGCGATGAGTCCCCGTGCGTGGAGCAGAACTCGCCGACGTTCTGGTCGGCGCGTCGGCTGACCAAGGTCACCGCGCAGCTGCGCAACGGCACCTCGTCGTACCGGGATGTGGAGTCCTGGGCGTTGCGGCACGAGTTCATCAACGCCGGCACCGGTGAGGGTACGCCGATGTGGCTGCGGGGGATCACCCGTACCGGGCACGTCACCACTGCCGGTGGTGTCGCCGTCTCCGACCCGGAGATCACCTTCAACCCGGGAGCCGAGCCGTTGGCCAACCGGGTCGACGGGCCCTCGGACCAGCGCACCGAGTTGAACCGGTGGCGGATCAAGCAGATCCGCACCGAGACCGGCGGCGACATCCTGATCACCTACTCAGGCCACGACTGCACCCGCACCAGCCTGCCGACGCCGCACTCGAACACCAAACGGTGTATGCCCGCCTACTTCTCCTGGCCCGGCAGCGGGGACCCGACCCTGGACTGGTTCCACAAGTACGTCGTGACCCGCATCGACCAGGACGACCTGGTCACCGACCAGCCGAACCAGACCACCTTCTACGACTACCTCGACAACCCTGCCTGGGCGTACAACACCGACGAGCTGACCAAGGACAAACACCGCACCTGGGGCGACTGGCGCGGCTACGGCCGGGTACGGGTCCGCCAGGGCGACCCGACCAACGGGGTACAGACCGCGGTCGAATACCGCTACCTACGCGGCATGCACGGCGACAAGCAGCCCAGCGGCACCCGCTCCGTGCAGGTGTCGGACACCTGGGGCGGAACGATCACCGACCACGAGGCGCTCCAGGGCTTCCTCCGCCAGGAGATCACCTACAACGGGGTCAGCAGCAGCGGCGTCAACGGTGCCGAGGTTTCCTCCACCCTGAACGAGCCGTGGCGCCGTGGCCCGACCGCGACCCGGACGCGCAACGGCGTGACCACCAACGCCTGGATGGTGAACAACGCCTCGACCCGGACCCGTACCGCCCTCGCGGCCGGCGGGTTCCGCATCACGAAGACCGCCACCACGTACAACTCGGACGGTCTGCCGACGGCGGTGGAGGACGCCGGTGACGAGAACGTCACCGGGGACGAGACCTGCACCCGTACCCGGTACGCCCGTAACGAGGGCAGCTGGATGATCGACCGGGTCAGTCAGACGGAGGTGCTGTCGATCAGGTGCGCGGACGCGCCGAGCACGGCGACGCCGGCCACGGTCCTGAAGCGGGATCGTTCCTTCTACGACAGCTACACCGGCGACTCGTCCTTCGGCGCGGCCCCCACCAAGGGCAATGTGGTGCGCACCGAGGAACTGGACCGGTTCGACGGCGCCAACCCGGTATATGTCCGCACCCAGTCGATGAGCTACGACGCCAACGGCCGGGTCACCTCCACGACCGACGCCAGGGGCTACAGCAGCACGACCGACTACACGACGGCCAACGGTGGCCTGCTCACCCAGACGGTGGAGACCAATCCGCTCGGCCACACGAAGACCACCGCCCGGGAACCGGCCTGGAACCTGGCCACCCGGGTGACCGACGAGAACGGGGCGTTCACCGACCTGACCTACGACGGTCTGGGCCGGCTGACGAACGTGTGGCTGCCCGGTCGGAACAAGGCCAACCAGAGCGCCAGTACGAAGATCAGCTATCAGATGCGCAACAGCGGTGGTCCGACCGCCGTCTCCACCGAGAGCCTGCTGGTGACCGGTTCGACGTACAAGAAGTCGGTCACCCTGTACGACGGCTTCCTGCGTGAGCGGCAGAGCCAGACCCAGGCCACCGGCGGCGGGCGGTTGCTGACGGAGACGTTCCACAACGCCCGTGGCGAGGTGGAGTGGACCTCCGAGCCGTACTACGACACCACGAACGCGGCACCCTCGACGACCCTCGGCACGCCGCAGGGCCAGATCCCGTCGATCACGCAGAACGTGTACGACGGGGCCGGCCGACGTACCGCCGAGATCTTCAAGGCCCTCGGGGTGGAGAAGTGGCGGACCAGCACCAGCCACGACGGTGACCGGATGCACGTCACCGCCCCGCAGGGCGGCATCGTCAGCACCGTCATCACCGACGTCAAGGGACAGACCACCCGACTGCGGCAGTACGCGAACCGGTCCGACGTCGGTTCGACCGATCCCGCCACGTACGACGAGACGCAGTACACCTACACCCTGCTCGGGCAGCAGAAGACGATCAAGGACCCGGCCGGCAACACCTGGTCGTACAGCTACGACCTGCGCGGTCGGGAGATTCAGGCGGTCGACCCGGACAAGGGCACGACCACTTCGACCTACGACGCCGAGGGCAACGTACTCACGGTGACGGCGCCGTTGGGCACCGGAACCACGACCGTCGCTTACACCTATGACGAGTTGGGCCGCAAGACCAGCGTGCGGGACGACAGCGCCACCGGCGCGATACGGGCCGACTGGGTTTTCGACACCCTGCCCAACGGGAAGGGCAAGCTGACCTCCACCACCCGCTACACCGGTGGTCAGGCGTGGACCAGCCGGACCGACTCCTACGACGCGTTCGGGCGGACCACCTCCACCTCCCTGGTGGTGCCCGCGTCGGAGCCTCAACTGTGTGCCGCGGCGGGACCGGATCCCTGCGTCTACACCACGACCACCAGCTACCGGGTCAACGGACAGACGCACCAGGTAGACCTGCCGGCCGCAGCCGACCTGCCGTCGGAACGGTTGACCTTCGGCTACAACGACCTCAGCGAGGACGGCTCGCTGCTGTCGGCGGCACAGATCTACGTCGGGGCGGTGACCTACGACAAGCTGGGTCAGCTCACCGGGCGGGAGTTGGGCGCCTTCGGCTCGCGGGTGGCGGTCACCTCCGATTTCGACGAGCCGACCCGCCGGCTGAAGGCCACCAATGTGGTGCCGGAGCTCAAGCCGGAAGCGGCGAACTGGTCCTACGAGTACGACGCGGCCGGAAATGTCACCAAGATCAAGGAGCAGCCGCAGGGGCAGACCGCGGACACCCAGTGCTACACGTACGACCACCTGCGGCGACTGACCGGGGCCTGGACCCCGGGCTCCGGTGACTGTGCCCAGAGTCCCACCGTGGCGGGGCTCGGTGGACCGGCGCCCTACTGGCACTCTTGGACCTTCGACGTCACCGGCAACCGGCTGACCGAGACCCGGCACGCGGCGACGAACACCACCTTCAATTACACCCACCCGCCGGCGGGTGCGGCCCGCCCGCACACCGTCACCAACGTCACCGCGACCGGAGGCGTGTCGTGGAGTCGTAACTACGGCTACGACAACGCCGGCAACACCGTCGCCCGGCCCACGGCCAGCGGCGCCACCCAGAGTCTGGTGTGGAACCGGGAGGGTGACCTGGAGAGCGTCACCGAGGGCGGCACCACCACCAGCTTCCGCTACGACACCGAGGGCAACCGGCTGACCCGTACCGACGCCACCGGCAAGACCCTCTACCTGCCCGGCGGCTTGGAGGTCCGCTACACCAACGCCACCGCCGCCAAGACCGCCACCCGCTACTACACCCATGCGGAAGCAGTCGTCGCGATGCGGACCGGCGAGGGACTGTACTGGATTCTCGGTGACCATCACGGCACGGCCGAACTGACCATCAACGCCGCCACCCTGGCGATCGCCAAGCGTCGCACCCTGCCCTATGGCGACAACCGGGGCAACGCGGTCGGCATCTGGCCGGCAGCCATGGACAAGGGATTCGTCGGCGGCACCAAGGATCCCACCGGCCTGACCCACATAGGTGCCCGAGAATACGATCCCTTCATCGGCCGGTTCATCAGCGTCGACCCCGTGATCGACTACGCGGACCCGCAGCAGATGCACGGCTATGCCTACAGCAACAACAACCCGGTGAGTTTCACCGATCCGGACGGCGAGTTTCTCCGCAGTGTCGTGAAGAAGGCGGCGAACGCCGCCGTGTCGACCGGCAAATTCCTGTCCGACAATGCCGGGAACATCTCACTCGGGCTGGGGGTGGCAGCAATGGCCTGTGCGGTCATTCCGCCGCTACAGGTGCTCGCGCCGGTCCTCACGGCGGGATCCGCGCTGGCCGGTGCCTATGATGCGGGCAAGAGTGCGAAGAATGGGGACTGGACCGACGCCGCCATCGGAGTGGCCGGCCTGATTCCCGGCGGCAAGGCCGTGATGCAGACCGGCAAGTTGCTCAAATCCACCGCAGGCCCGGCTAAGAAGCTCTCCGCGGCCAAGGTGCAGCACACGAAGCTCAGTTGGCAGAACCAGAAGTTCCAGCAGAACGCCCGCCGTCCCGGCCAGGACGAGAGCTACCGGAGGCTGGCGTATCAGATGGAGACCCAGGGGATGTTGTTCGCCGACTACGCCGTCAGCGTCCATCGCCGGATCCTGGGCGAGGCCGTGGATCAGGTGATCAAGCAGCCCAGGACCGGGTTGGACTTCATGGGTGACGTGCTGTTGCTGGAGAACGCCAACTTCAACGCCTGCAAGTGGTTCGTCGGCTGTGAGTCCTCACGGCATGCGACGGTCTTTCCGGAGCATGCGCAGCGCAATGTCGTCAAGGCGAGCAGCGGCGTCAGAGGTAACGGCAGCGGTGGCTACCAGCCGAAGACGACCCCGGCGAAGAACTCTCCGTCCGCGCCGGTGCGGACGCCGACGTACAACTGGACGCCGGGACGAATCGGCGGCATCTAG
- a CDS encoding GNAT family N-acetyltransferase: MDSERTDLLDRLERFYDAVPRDAAHVEDHGALVLFVREGRGWPFYARPRRGAGRPPSLAELTEVRARQRELGLPEALEWVHDLNPDLLPVARAAGLAVLEAPLMVLDPAALPDPVTLLHPEAVAGVSVRLLGPTDDDLGAAVAARRAVAAVGFAAPGTARGRSGAAERDAAMIGLDEAAVDEERARIANGSHLSVLAGTATEGPLASGMAMRVGDVAEIAGVATLPSARRRGLGAAVTATLARALLADGTDLVFLSAGSEEIARVYLRAGFHRVGTACVAEPAAVTT, from the coding sequence GTGGATTCCGAGCGTACCGACCTCCTCGACCGATTGGAACGGTTCTACGACGCGGTGCCCCGGGACGCGGCACATGTGGAAGATCACGGCGCTCTGGTCCTCTTCGTTCGGGAAGGCCGCGGATGGCCGTTCTACGCGCGACCGCGTCGGGGTGCCGGGCGGCCGCCGTCGCTGGCCGAGCTGACCGAGGTCCGCGCCCGGCAGCGGGAGTTGGGCCTGCCCGAGGCGCTGGAGTGGGTGCACGACCTCAACCCGGACCTGCTCCCGGTGGCCCGTGCGGCCGGCCTGGCCGTACTCGAAGCGCCGTTGATGGTCCTCGACCCGGCCGCCCTGCCCGACCCGGTGACCCTGCTCCACCCGGAGGCCGTCGCTGGCGTGTCGGTGCGGTTGCTAGGCCCGACGGACGATGATCTCGGTGCAGCGGTGGCCGCGCGGCGGGCGGTGGCGGCGGTCGGATTCGCCGCGCCCGGCACCGCGCGGGGCAGGTCCGGAGCGGCCGAGCGCGACGCGGCCATGATCGGCCTGGACGAGGCGGCGGTCGACGAGGAACGCGCCCGCATCGCCAACGGCAGCCACCTCTCGGTACTGGCCGGCACTGCCACCGAAGGCCCGCTGGCCAGCGGCATGGCCATGCGGGTCGGTGACGTCGCCGAGATCGCCGGGGTGGCCACCCTGCCCAGCGCCCGCCGTCGAGGACTCGGTGCGGCGGTCACCGCCACCCTGGCCCGTGCCCTGCTGGCCGACGGAACCGACCTGGTGTTCCTCTCCGCCGGTAGCGAGGAGATCGCCCGGGTCTACCTGCGGGCCGGTTTCCACCGCGTGGGCACCGCCTGCGTGGCCGAACCTGCCGCCGTCACCACCTGA